The following are encoded together in the Dickeya lacustris genome:
- a CDS encoding phage portal protein: MKRKNKSGTHQAANASQPDMASALKSDPGLSAFTFDGPYPVMDGHDLLDNMYCADNGRYYDTPVDWYGLARAFGSASWHQSALYFKRNALTGCFIPHPLLSRQAFSAFVLDWFVFGNGYLERRVNRLGGVLALRHVPAKYTRRGSDLNTYWFIRQWKDEHTFDTDSVCHVINPDIHQEIYGMPEYMGALLSASLSHSADMFRKLYYDNGSHAGCIIYIGASQVDNESMESVKKTLKEARGKGAFKNLLLHAPGGGEKGVQIIPFSQISAKDEFLNIKSVTRDDILAAHRVPPQLMGAMPEGNGSFGDVEKAARVFAINELMPVMEALKHVNDWLGMEVIRFNPYALLKAE; this comes from the coding sequence ATGAAAAGAAAAAACAAATCCGGCACACATCAGGCGGCTAACGCCAGTCAGCCGGATATGGCCTCGGCCCTGAAAAGCGATCCGGGGCTGAGTGCGTTTACCTTTGACGGCCCCTATCCGGTCATGGACGGCCATGACCTGCTGGATAACATGTATTGCGCCGACAATGGCCGTTATTACGATACCCCGGTGGACTGGTACGGGCTGGCTCGCGCATTTGGCAGCGCGTCATGGCACCAGTCGGCGCTGTACTTCAAACGCAATGCGCTGACCGGGTGCTTTATCCCGCACCCGTTATTGTCGCGTCAGGCGTTCTCCGCCTTCGTGCTCGACTGGTTTGTTTTCGGCAACGGTTATCTTGAACGACGGGTCAACCGATTGGGCGGCGTGCTTGCCCTGCGCCACGTTCCGGCCAAGTACACCCGGCGCGGCAGCGACCTGAATACCTATTGGTTTATCCGCCAGTGGAAAGATGAACACACGTTTGATACCGACAGCGTGTGCCATGTCATCAACCCGGATATTCATCAGGAGATCTACGGTATGCCGGAGTACATGGGCGCGCTGCTGTCGGCAAGCCTGTCACACTCCGCCGATATGTTCCGCAAGCTCTACTATGACAACGGTTCGCACGCCGGGTGCATTATCTACATCGGCGCATCGCAGGTGGATAACGAGAGTATGGAGAGCGTGAAGAAAACGCTGAAGGAAGCGCGCGGTAAAGGCGCGTTTAAAAACCTGCTGTTACATGCGCCGGGCGGCGGTGAAAAAGGGGTGCAGATTATTCCCTTCAGCCAGATATCCGCCAAGGATGAATTCCTGAATATCAAATCGGTGACGCGTGACGACATCCTCGCGGCGCACCGTGTACCGCCGCAACTGATGGGGGCCATGCCGGAAGGCAACGGTTCTTTTGGCGATGTGGAGAAGGCCGCGCGGGTGTTCGCCATCAACGAATTAATGCCGGTAATGGAAGCGCTGAAGCATGTGAATGACTGGCTTGGTATGGAGGTGATCCGCTTCAACCCTTACGCCCTGCTGAAAGCCGAGTGA
- a CDS encoding helix-turn-helix domain-containing protein: MSKLQFINDVNGKPQFVVLPIGEYEKLMSDSDAGYEEIPYLADEHDNETVPNEVVEIMFRDDVSLLAAWRIHRGLSQYDVAEKLGTTQSAVSQWEAKDSRPQKKTREKLAELYGCRPEQMIL, translated from the coding sequence ATGTCAAAACTACAATTTATCAATGACGTGAACGGCAAGCCTCAGTTTGTAGTGCTGCCAATCGGCGAATATGAAAAGCTGATGTCTGATAGCGACGCAGGCTATGAAGAGATCCCTTATCTTGCTGATGAGCATGATAACGAAACCGTGCCTAATGAAGTGGTAGAAATCATGTTTCGTGACGATGTAAGCCTGCTTGCTGCCTGGCGCATACATCGTGGATTATCACAATATGATGTGGCTGAAAAGCTGGGGACGACACAATCAGCGGTTTCACAGTGGGAAGCAAAAGACTCTCGACCGCAAAAGAAAACCCGCGAAAAATTGGCTGAACTGTATGGGTGTCGGCCTGAGCAGATGATTTTGTGA
- a CDS encoding phage major capsid protein, P2 family gives MENSTRNLFDQYISRQAQLNGVQPNAVAMAYSVTPAAQQRMEQAAQESDEFLKQINVFGVKAQEGQKILIGSKGPIASTNNSSDGTARRNPTDNHSKEPNSYYCRKVNYDSAVSYPQLDAWATQPNFQALISQANARQIGLDRIMVGFNGTTYAETSNRSVNPLLQDCGVGWLQKIRNDAAHRIIKNVTLTARDEDNKIVAKGTYGNLDTAVFDAKNSLLDPWHRKAPDLVVIMASDLLTSSNFPRLNALSQSNPNTELLAGQLIVSQDRVGGLPTFLAPYFPSNAVLITSFKNLSVYYQLGALRRSIVEEPHYNRIATYQSSNDDFVVEDYGKVALIDGIQFAQAAGDGQ, from the coding sequence ATGGAAAACTCTACCCGTAATCTTTTTGATCAGTACATTTCACGTCAGGCGCAGCTGAACGGGGTGCAACCGAATGCGGTGGCAATGGCGTACAGTGTCACGCCTGCTGCCCAGCAGCGTATGGAACAGGCGGCACAGGAAAGCGATGAATTTCTGAAGCAGATTAACGTATTTGGTGTAAAAGCGCAGGAAGGTCAGAAAATCCTGATCGGCAGTAAAGGGCCGATTGCCAGCACCAACAACAGCAGCGACGGCACGGCCCGCCGTAACCCAACGGACAACCATTCCAAAGAGCCGAACAGCTATTACTGTCGCAAAGTAAACTATGACTCGGCGGTCAGCTACCCGCAGTTGGATGCCTGGGCGACACAGCCGAACTTTCAGGCGCTGATAAGCCAGGCCAATGCGCGGCAAATCGGCCTTGATCGCATCATGGTTGGTTTCAACGGCACCACTTATGCCGAGACATCCAACCGTAGCGTCAATCCGCTATTGCAGGATTGCGGTGTCGGCTGGCTGCAAAAAATCCGCAACGATGCGGCGCACCGCATTATCAAAAACGTCACGCTGACTGCCCGCGATGAAGACAACAAGATTGTCGCCAAAGGCACCTACGGCAACCTCGACACTGCCGTGTTTGACGCCAAAAACAGCCTGTTAGATCCGTGGCATCGCAAGGCACCGGATCTGGTGGTCATCATGGCGTCAGACCTGCTGACGTCCAGCAACTTTCCACGCCTCAATGCGCTAAGTCAGAGCAACCCCAATACCGAATTACTGGCCGGTCAGCTGATTGTCAGTCAGGATCGCGTGGGCGGCCTGCCGACCTTTCTGGCACCGTACTTCCCATCCAATGCGGTGCTGATCACTTCGTTTAAAAACCTGTCGGTTTACTACCAACTGGGGGCGCTGCGCCGCAGCATCGTCGAAGAGCCCCATTACAACCGGATAGCGACCTACCAGTCGTCCAATGATGACTTTGTGGTGGAGGACTACGGCAAGGTCGCCCTGATCGACGGGATTCAGTTTGCACAGGCAGCAGGTGACGGCCAGTAA
- a CDS encoding terminase large subunit domain-containing protein, whose product MIQDAFVRQRAKQLYWQGYPPAEISRLMGINQNTVYAWKKRDEWDETPPIQRVTHSIDARLCQLAQKPTKTGGDLKEMDALTRQLKTLNDGQPGNAAGGKKPRQRKVKNHFTDEQITALREKILDSLSWHQLGWYEQRHHRNRMILKSRQVGATWYFAREALLDALRDDVKYPYQRNQIFLSASRRQAHQFRGFIQKVAEEVDVELKGGDKIILSNGAELHFLGTSAATAQSYTGNLKFDEFFWVSNFTNLRRVAGAMATLKGLTRTYFSTPSSETHEAYPFWTGARWNEKRSKAKKVEFDVSWKALNSGLLCPDKTWRQIVTLQDVIDHGWEYTDLEEIQDENSGDDFLNLYMCEFVRDGESAFNLNALIGCGTDGYDEWPDWKPFASRPMADRGVWIGYDANGSSGNGDSGAISVVVPPLVAGGKFRTIETQQIRGLEFEEQAKVIEALTFKYNVQHIAIDGTGIGEAVYQIVKKFFPAAVCFLMSVSSKRALVLKMLQVIRAGRWEYDHSERALINAFNAVRRVKTPGGIMTYDTDRARGSNHGDLAWATMLAVINEPLGQEQGGGGFAMEF is encoded by the coding sequence ATGATTCAGGATGCATTTGTACGGCAGCGAGCAAAACAGCTTTACTGGCAGGGCTACCCGCCAGCGGAAATCTCGCGCCTGATGGGGATTAATCAAAACACGGTGTACGCCTGGAAAAAGCGCGACGAATGGGACGAAACGCCGCCTATCCAGCGCGTAACGCATTCTATCGATGCACGGTTGTGCCAGTTGGCCCAGAAGCCGACTAAAACCGGTGGCGACCTGAAGGAAATGGACGCGCTAACCCGGCAGTTGAAAACGCTGAACGACGGCCAGCCGGGCAATGCCGCAGGCGGCAAGAAACCCCGCCAGCGTAAAGTGAAAAATCACTTCACGGACGAGCAAATCACCGCGCTGCGGGAAAAAATACTGGATTCCCTTTCGTGGCATCAACTTGGCTGGTATGAGCAACGTCACCACCGAAACCGCATGATACTGAAATCACGCCAGGTGGGTGCCACCTGGTATTTTGCACGCGAGGCATTGCTTGATGCACTGCGCGACGATGTGAAATACCCCTATCAGCGCAACCAGATTTTTCTGTCGGCGTCACGTCGGCAGGCACACCAGTTCCGGGGCTTTATCCAGAAGGTGGCGGAAGAGGTGGACGTTGAACTGAAAGGCGGTGACAAAATCATCCTGAGCAACGGGGCCGAGTTGCATTTCCTCGGCACGTCTGCGGCAACGGCGCAGTCCTACACCGGCAATCTGAAGTTTGACGAGTTTTTTTGGGTCAGCAATTTCACCAATCTGCGCAGGGTAGCCGGAGCGATGGCGACGCTGAAGGGGCTGACGCGCACCTACTTTTCCACCCCGTCGAGCGAAACCCATGAAGCCTACCCGTTCTGGACGGGCGCACGCTGGAATGAGAAGCGCAGCAAGGCGAAAAAAGTTGAGTTTGATGTGTCCTGGAAAGCGCTCAATAGCGGCTTGCTATGCCCGGATAAAACCTGGCGGCAGATTGTGACGTTACAGGATGTTATCGATCACGGCTGGGAATACACCGACCTGGAGGAAATTCAGGATGAAAACAGCGGAGATGATTTTCTCAACCTGTATATGTGTGAGTTCGTCCGGGATGGCGAATCCGCGTTTAATCTTAACGCCCTGATCGGCTGCGGTACCGACGGTTACGACGAGTGGCCGGACTGGAAGCCGTTCGCATCACGCCCGATGGCCGATCGCGGTGTCTGGATTGGTTATGACGCCAACGGCAGCAGCGGTAACGGCGACAGCGGGGCCATCTCGGTGGTGGTACCCCCCCTGGTGGCAGGCGGCAAGTTCCGCACCATCGAAACCCAGCAGATACGCGGCCTGGAGTTCGAAGAGCAGGCGAAGGTTATCGAGGCGCTGACCTTCAAATACAACGTGCAGCACATCGCCATCGATGGCACCGGTATCGGTGAAGCAGTCTACCAGATTGTGAAGAAATTCTTCCCGGCGGCAGTGTGCTTCCTGATGTCGGTGTCATCCAAACGCGCCTTAGTGCTGAAAATGCTTCAGGTCATTCGTGCCGGTCGCTGGGAGTACGACCACAGCGAGCGCGCACTGATTAATGCGTTTAACGCCGTGCGGCGCGTCAAGACACCGGGTGGCATCATGACTTACGACACCGACCGCGCACGCGGCTCTAATCATGGCGATCTGGCCTGGGCAACCATGCTGGCCGTCATCAATGAACCACTTGGCCAGGAACAGGGCGGTGGTGGCTTTGCGATGGAGTTCTGA
- a CDS encoding type II toxin-antitoxin system RelE family toxin, whose translation MVKVIWTRKALKQRSTIDRRYQDTISEKVAELENFPAVKLDITALKGEAGKFRLRVGDYRVIFEIIKGEPVVCEVQAVKRRTSTTY comes from the coding sequence ATGGTAAAGGTAATCTGGACAAGGAAAGCGTTGAAACAACGTTCAACGATAGACCGAAGATATCAGGACACCATTAGTGAGAAAGTCGCCGAGTTGGAGAATTTTCCCGCAGTCAAACTCGATATTACCGCGTTGAAAGGTGAGGCCGGTAAATTTAGGTTACGCGTGGGAGATTACAGAGTTATTTTCGAGATCATTAAGGGTGAGCCTGTTGTTTGCGAAGTGCAGGCGGTCAAGCGCAGAACCTCAACAACTTACTGA
- a CDS encoding GPO family capsid scaffolding protein — protein sequence MSATTQPARKKFRVAVSGSTVDGREISPEHLRDAAASYRTDVYGARVNVEHYLSMLPNSEFGAMGDVTALSTEDITEGPLAGRTALYAEIEPSARMKQLTDEGKKVYSSIELHPQFALNGKAYVVGLAMTDTPASLGTERLKFTAQQRAQIQAFNKQQGDAPLFSDAIEAEIIELASQNSDAGKQWFSRVMGIIGKGRKSDSEQFTQVHEAVENIAQSHADLLDSFNTLKTQQQQDNRTIQTLTGELAALTQKLATQDNSYSQRPAASGGNSSVQLADF from the coding sequence ATGAGCGCAACAACCCAGCCCGCCCGTAAAAAATTCCGCGTTGCTGTCTCCGGCTCCACCGTTGACGGGCGTGAAATCAGCCCTGAACACTTGCGCGACGCCGCCGCCAGTTACCGCACTGATGTGTATGGCGCACGCGTCAACGTTGAGCACTACCTTTCCATGCTGCCCAATAGCGAATTTGGCGCGATGGGGGATGTGACCGCATTAAGTACGGAAGACATTACTGAAGGGCCGCTCGCCGGACGTACCGCACTCTATGCGGAAATCGAACCCTCAGCGCGCATGAAGCAACTGACTGATGAAGGCAAGAAGGTGTATTCCAGTATTGAGTTGCACCCTCAGTTTGCCCTCAACGGCAAGGCATATGTCGTGGGGTTGGCCATGACCGACACCCCGGCCAGCCTTGGCACTGAGCGCCTCAAGTTTACCGCCCAGCAACGCGCACAAATCCAGGCATTCAACAAGCAGCAAGGCGACGCGCCGCTGTTTTCTGACGCCATTGAAGCGGAAATCATCGAGCTTGCCAGTCAAAACAGCGACGCAGGGAAACAGTGGTTTTCCCGCGTGATGGGGATTATCGGCAAAGGCCGTAAGTCGGACAGTGAACAGTTTACCCAGGTGCACGAGGCAGTGGAGAACATCGCCCAGTCCCATGCTGACCTGCTGGACAGTTTCAACACGCTGAAAACCCAACAGCAGCAGGACAACCGCACTATCCAGACGCTGACCGGTGAACTGGCTGCACTCACGCAAAAACTGGCGACGCAGGATAACAGTTACAGCCAGCGCCCGGCGGCCAGCGGTGGTAACAGCAGCGTACAACTGGCTGACTTTTAA